Genomic window (Neosynechococcus sphagnicola sy1):
AGAATTCCGGCGGGATGGCACCAATGTCTTATCAGAGATTGAGGTCAGCTACCTGCAAGCGATTTTCGGGGTGTCGTCTGTCCGTGAACACTGTGGATGGTCCCGTAGAGATGACCATTCCACCCGGTACCCAACCCAACACGATTCTGACCTTGGAAGATCATGGAGTGCCCCGATTAGGCAATCCGGTGAGCCGGGGCGATCATCTGCTCACCATCTTGGTGGAAATTCCCACACGGATTACACCGGAAGAACGAGAACTCCTGGAAAAACTAGCAAAGATACGGGGCGATCGCACGGGTAAAGGGGGACTGGAAGGATTTCTCGGAGGACTCTTTCGAGGATGACGGATTCGCCCACCACCACAACCCCGGCCCACCTGCCCACTGCCGCTCTGGATCTGCGGGGAACTCCCTGCCCGATTAACTTTGTCCGCACCAAACTGACCTTGGAACAACTTCCCTTAGGGACGTTACTGGAAGTCTGGCTTGATGCAGGAGAACCGATTGAGCAGGTTCCTGACAGCTTGAGAATGGAGGGCTATCAGGTGGAACAGATTCAGGATCGCACCGACTTTTTTGCCCTCTTGGTGCGGAGACCCACCTAACCACCTATGGTTTTGGACAGCCCTGCCCACTCCTCCAAGCATGATGAACCGCCTCTACTGGGACGCGTTGTCTCGGTTCAGGCCAACTACTATCAGGTGCAGCTAGAGCCAGGATCAGGAGCTGGAAGCAATGACATTGCTCCTGCTGGAGAAGCGGCCCAACTGCTGTGTACCCGGGCGTGCCCGGTCTGWAAAAAAMTTGGTCAACATGTGATGGTSGGGGKATCGAGTCCGGATCGAAGAACCCGATTGGTCGGGGGGACGGGGGGCGATCGCCGAGGT
Coding sequences:
- a CDS encoding DnaJ C-terminal domain-containing protein, with the translated sequence NSGGMAPMSYQRLRSATCKRFSGCRLSVNTVDGPVEMTIPPGTQPNTILTLEDHGVPRLGNPVSRGDHLLTILVEIPTRITPEERELLEKLAKIRGDRTGKGGLEGFLGGLFRG
- a CDS encoding sulfurtransferase TusA family protein; the protein is MTDSPTTTTPAHLPTAALDLRGTPCPINFVRTKLTLEQLPLGTLLEVWLDAGEPIEQVPDSLRMEGYQVEQIQDRTDFFALLVRRPT